GGCGCGGCAACAGAGATAGACCGACTTCAGGTTCACATCCTGAACGTTCTGCCACGCGGGCAGCTCCGTGGTGAGGATGGAGTCGTCGTCGGGGGGTGAAATCCCGGCATTGTTGAAGGCCACATCCACGGAACCGTAGGTCAGCACCGCAGTGTCGAACAGGGCATCGACCTGCTCCTCGTTTGTCACGTCCACCTTCACGAACAGGCCGTTGACCAGTTCGGCGGCAGCGAGGCCGGCCGTTTCATCGCGATCGCCGATCACGACCGTTGCCCCCTCCGCGGCGAATCGCTGCGCCGTGGCCAGGCCAATTCCGCTGGCACCGCCGGTGATCACGGCGACTTTGCCCGCCAGGCGTTGGGCGAGGTTGAGGGGTGTAATGGTCATTCGGACTCCTGGGATGGGACGGGTGACGTGGTGCCTGCTGATAATCAGTCGACTGCGATGAAGACATTCTTGGTTTCGGTGAAGCTGAGCGGTGCGTCGGGTCCCAGTTCGCGGCCCAGACCCGATTGTTTGAACCCGCCGAACGGCGTGGAGTAGCGAACGGAAGAGTGCGAGTTGACCGACAGATTACCGGCGTCCACGGCACGTGAGACGCGCAGGGCACGACCCACGTCCCGGGTCCAAATTGAGCCGGAGAGGCCGTAGGTGGTGTCATTGGCCAGCTGTACGGCATCCGCTTCACCGTCGAAGGGGAGCACGGTGACGACGGGCCCGAAGATTTCGTCGGTGACGGTGCGATCGGTGCGGGAGCGTGGTGTCAGGACCGTTGGTGCGAACCAGTATCCGGGGCCGGCTGGCGTGGCACCGCGAAACGCCACGAGGGAGTCGTCAGAAACGTACTCTGACACCGAGTCGAAGTGTTTCTTCGAAACGAGGGGACCCATTTCGGTGGCCTCGTTGGCGGGGTCACCCACGCGCACCGCTGCGACGGCAGGTTCGAGGAGCTCCATGAATCGGTCATAGACACTGCGCTCCACCAGAATTCGGCTGCGAGCACAGCAATCCTGCCCGGCGTTCTCGAACACGCCGGAGGGCGCACTCGCCGCTGCTTTCTCGAGGTCTGCATCGGCGAAAATGATGTTGGCGCTCTTGCCGCCGAGCTCGAGTGTTACCCGTTTGACCTGTGCTGCGCAGCCGGCCATGATCTGCTTGCCCACGGCCGTCGACCCGGTGAACACCACTTTTCGCACGGCTGGATGCGTGACGAAGCGTTCCCCCACCACCGAGCCCCGGCCGGGGAGCACCTGAAACAGTCCTTCGGGCAGCCCCGCTTCACGCGCGAGCTCGCCCAGCCGGATACTGGTCAGCGGCGTCCATTCGGCGGGCTTCAGCAGTACGGCGTTGCCCGCCGCGAGGGCGGGGGCAAAACCCCAGGCCGCAATGGTCATGGGGAAGTTCCACGGCGTAATGATTCCCACCACGCCGAGTGGTTCGTGAAATGTCACGTCGAGGCCGCCGGACACCGGAATCTGCTGGCCGAACATGCGCTCGGGCGCCGCTGAATAGTAGCTGAGCACGTCACGAACATGCGCGGACTCCCAGCGTGCCTGCGTGATCGGATGCCCGGAGTTCATCACCTCGATCTGGGCGAGATTCTCTCGGTCTCCGTCCACAGCCTCCGCGAACCGTCGCATAAGGCGTGCTTTGTCGGCGGGAGCCACTCGCGCCCAGTGCTGCTGGGCGACAACGGCCCGCATGATCGCTTCGTCCGTGGCGTCGACATCCAGAAGCTCAACGGATGCAACCTCTTTCTCGGTGGCGGGGTTGATGACGCTCGTGGTGCTCATTCGTGTTCGTCCCGATTCTTCAGGGTGTTGGCGTAGTGCGTGGCCGCCGCAACCAGTCCCGAAAACAGGCGGATATCGTCGGTGTTCTGCTCTGGATGCCACTGCACGGCGATGCCGAACGGGACAGACGTGAGCTCGACGGCCTGCACGATGCCACTGCCACTGCTGCGCGCCGTCACGACGAGGCCGTCGGCCACGCGGTCAACGGATTGGTGGTGGTAAACCGGCACGCGCAGGCCTCCCACGGACCGATCAAGAAGCTCATGCAGTCGAGACGATGGCTCCACGGTGATGGCCACCTGATTGAACACACCATTGCCAGCCTGGTGAGTGGTGTCGCCGATCACGTCCGGCAGATGCTGGTGCAGAGT
This sequence is a window from Cryobacterium sp. CG_9.6. Protein-coding genes within it:
- a CDS encoding aldehyde dehydrogenase family protein yields the protein MSTTSVINPATEKEVASVELLDVDATDEAIMRAVVAQQHWARVAPADKARLMRRFAEAVDGDRENLAQIEVMNSGHPITQARWESAHVRDVLSYYSAAPERMFGQQIPVSGGLDVTFHEPLGVVGIITPWNFPMTIAAWGFAPALAAGNAVLLKPAEWTPLTSIRLGELAREAGLPEGLFQVLPGRGSVVGERFVTHPAVRKVVFTGSTAVGKQIMAGCAAQVKRVTLELGGKSANIIFADADLEKAAASAPSGVFENAGQDCCARSRILVERSVYDRFMELLEPAVAAVRVGDPANEATEMGPLVSKKHFDSVSEYVSDDSLVAFRGATPAGPGYWFAPTVLTPRSRTDRTVTDEIFGPVVTVLPFDGEADAVQLANDTTYGLSGSIWTRDVGRALRVSRAVDAGNLSVNSHSSVRYSTPFGGFKQSGLGRELGPDAPLSFTETKNVFIAVD